From a single Paenibacillus sp. FSL W8-0426 genomic region:
- a CDS encoding phosphotransferase produces MKIQDIPIEIIDQIGEVRKITFPRQGHTSIVAILDTPDQKYIIKKTENDLYNEWLSKEYKVLQYLCDTGLPVPKAYSFCAKNQSRWLLMDYMDGISLREFLAREPDLKEKEKAIFNFGRCLKKIHESACPIELLKKDHSWLDSMLLQAEYNLTHFAVDGSEELLKRLKEDKPKPIENTLIHGDFTIDNVLVNECNIVGVIDWSGAAFGDPRYDVALAIRPKHNAFENERDQEIFFDAYGTLRITDEEYDYFENGIYNFF; encoded by the coding sequence ATGAAAATTCAGGACATCCCCATTGAGATCATAGACCAAATCGGAGAAGTACGAAAAATTACTTTTCCCAGGCAAGGTCATACCTCTATCGTTGCTATTTTAGATACACCCGATCAAAAGTACATCATCAAGAAGACAGAAAACGACCTATACAATGAATGGTTATCCAAAGAATATAAGGTACTTCAATATCTTTGCGATACAGGGCTGCCCGTTCCGAAAGCGTATTCATTCTGTGCCAAGAACCAATCAAGATGGCTTCTGATGGATTATATGGATGGAATAAGTTTGAGGGAATTTCTAGCTCGAGAGCCTGATCTCAAAGAAAAGGAAAAAGCCATCTTCAATTTTGGACGTTGTTTAAAGAAAATACATGAAAGTGCTTGCCCGATTGAATTGTTGAAGAAGGATCATTCTTGGTTAGATTCAATGCTACTCCAAGCAGAATATAACCTAACCCACTTTGCTGTAGATGGATCAGAAGAACTGCTTAAACGGTTGAAAGAAGATAAACCAAAACCGATCGAGAATACGTTGATTCATGGCGATTTTACAATAGATAATGTATTAGTGAATGAATGCAATATCGTTGGAGTTATTGACTGGTCAGGAGCTGCGTTCGGAGATCCAAGATATGATGTCGCTTTAGCAATAAGACCGAAACATAATGCTTTTGAGAATGAACGAGATCAAGAAATATTTTTTGACGCATATGGAACGTTGAGAATAACGGATGAAGAATATGATTACTTCGAGAACGGAATATATAACTTCTTTTAG